CAGTTCGCCGGAGCAGAACCCGGGCAGCCAACGCTGCTTCTGCTCCTCGGTGCACAGGCGCAGCAGGTACGGCGCCACGACGTCGTTGTGCAGCGCGAAGCCCAGTCCGCTGAAGCGGCCGCGCGTGTTCTCCTCGGCGATCACCGCGTTGTAGCGGAAGTCATCGTTGCCGCCGCCGCCGTACTCCTCCGGCACCGCCATGCCGAGGAAGCCCTGCTTGCCGGCCTCGAGCCACGCACCTCGGTCGACGATCTTGTCCTTCTCCCACTGCTCGTGGTACGGCGCGACATGCTTGTCCAGGAAGGCGCGGTACGACTCGCGGAAGAGATCGTGCTCGGGCTCGAACAGGGTGCGCTGGAACTTCACGGCGTTGCTCACGGGGACCTCCGGGGCGGGTTTGATCAAACTGCGAATCTTGCGCACGACGATATACCAACCGGGTGGTTGGTCGGGAATCGGGCTGCCGACCTGCGCACCTAGACTCGGGAGTCATGAGTGCGCGCGGCAACACCGCACCGATGAGCCTCACCCACTGGGGTGCGTTCCATGCCGACGTCGCCGACGGCGACATCACCGCCGTCACCGCCCCGGCCTACGACACTGACCCGTCGCCGCTGCTCGACAACCTGGTCGGGTCGATCCGGCACCGCTCCCGCGTCGCGGCCCCCGCGGTGCGGCGCGGTTGGCTCGAACACGGCCCCGGCCCCACCGGGGCACGCGGCTCCGACGAGTTCGTCGAACTGTCGTGGCCCGAGCTGACCGAGGTGCTCGCGACCGAACTGCGTCGGGTGGTCGACCGGTACGGCAACGAGGCCATCTACGGCGGCTCCTACGGCTGGTCCAGCGCCGGGCGCTTCCACCACGCACAGAGCCAGGTGCACCGGTTCCTGAAACTGCTCGGCGGATACACCTTCTCGCGACACTCCTACAGCCTCGGCGCCACCGGCGTGATCATGCCGCGCGTGGTGGGCACGCACGACAACCTGTTCAAACGCTCCACGAGCTGGGACGTGATCGCCGAGCACACCGATCTGCTGGTCTGCTTCGGCGGTGTCGGCCTCAAGAACACCGCGATCAACGATGGTGGCACCACGGCACATCCGGCCCGCGAGGCGCTGGCGCGGTTCCGCGCCCGCGGCGGGCACATCGTGTCGGTCTCCCCCCTGCGCGACGACGTCGTCGGGCCCTGCGACTGGCTGGCCGCCGTACCGGGCACCGATGTGGCCATCATGCTCGGCCTGGCGCACACCCTGGTCTCTGAGGGGCTGCACGACAAGGAGTTCCTGCGCGAATTCTGCACGGGCTACGACGTGTTCGAGGGGCACCTGCTCGGCCACGACGACGGCGTGCCCAAGTCGGCGGAGTGGGCCGCACAGATCAGCGGGGTGCCCGCCGACACGCTGCGCGCCCTGGCCCGGCGGATGGCGGCGGGGCGCACGATCCTCACTGTCAGCTGGTCGCTGCAGCGCACCCGCTACGGCGAGCAGGCCCCCTGGATGGGCCTGACACTGGCCGCGATGCTCGGCCAGATCGGTCTTCCCGGAGGCGGTTTCGGCCACGGCTACGGGTCCATGAACGAGCCCGGCCTGCCGCCGGTGCGGTGCCGCCTGCCCCGCCTGCCGCAGGGCCCCAACCCCGTGCAGACGTTCATTCCGGTGGCCGCGGTCAGCGATATGCTGCTGCACCCCGGCGAGATGTTCGAGTACAACGGCCAGCGCCTGCGTTACCCCGACATCCGATGCGTGTACTGGGCCGGCGGCAACCCGTTTCACCACCACCAGAACATTCCCCGCCTGCGGCGCGCACTGAGCCGAGTGGACACCGTTGTCGTGCACGACCCGTACTGGACCGCGATGGCCAAGCACGCCGACATCGTCGTCCCCTCCACGACACCGTATGAGCGCGACGACTTCTCGGGTTCCCGCAACGATCCCCGACTGGTCGCGATGCCCGCCCTGGCACCGCCGTACGCCCAGGCTCGCAACGACCACCGGACCTTCGCCGCCCTCGCGCACCACCTGGGATTCGGCGAGGCGTTCACCGACGGCCGCACCGAACGGGAATGGCTCGAGCACATGTACACCACGTGGGCCGCCGAACTCGACTTTTCAGTCCCCACCTTCGACGAGTTCTGGGCCCGTGGCCACCTGGACCTGCCCGTCGAGGAGGGGCTGACACTGCTGTCGGAGTTCCGTGCCGACCCGGCCGCGCATCGACTGGCCACGCCCAGCGGACGCATCGAGATCCACTCGGACACCATCGCCGGGTTCGGTTACGCCGACTGTGCGGGCCACCCACGCTGGTATGAGCCCGCCGAATGGCTCGGCGGGCCGCGGGCCGCCGAGTTCCCCCTGCACCTGCTGGCCAACCAGCCGGCCTCCCGACTGCACAGCCAACTCGACGCCGGGCGCACCAGCCAGGCGTCGAAAGTCGCTGGCCGCGAACCGATCCGGATGCATCCCGAGGACGCGACGGAACGTGGGCTGGAGCCCGGGGACGTGGTGCGGGTGTTCAACGATCGCGGCGCGTGCCTGGCCGGGGTGGTGCTCGACGAAGGTGTGCGCCCGCGTGTGGTTCAGTTGGCCACCGGCGCGTGGTATGACCCCGTCGATCCGGCCGACCCGGATTCGCTGTGCGCGCACGGCAATCCAAACGTCCTCACCGACGACGTCGGAACCTCTGCGCTGGCGCACGGGTGCACCGGTGCGCACGTGCTGGTGCAGGTGGAGAAGTACACGGGCACTCTTCCCCCGGTGCGGGCCCACGAACCCCCGCGGATCACCGCCCGCGCTGATCGTCGGGAAACCGCGGCGCCACCAGATCCACGAACGCCTCGCTGATCCGATAGGCGTGCGCCATCGGATGGCCGCGCAGAATCGCCGCCGACAGCACGGTGTTGATGATGCCCCACAACATCACCGCGGCGTCGTGGGCCTCCTGCTCGCCGAGAGCCGAGAAGTCGTGCGCAAGGGTGCGGGTCGCGACCTCGGCGAACTCGTCCATCATCTGCGCGGCGGCCGGGTCGGTGGAGTTCTGCAGCAGGAGACAGACTTTGAAGAACCCCGGCCGTTTCT
The DNA window shown above is from Mycolicibacterium confluentis and carries:
- a CDS encoding molybdopterin guanine dinucleotide-containing S/N-oxide reductase; this encodes MSARGNTAPMSLTHWGAFHADVADGDITAVTAPAYDTDPSPLLDNLVGSIRHRSRVAAPAVRRGWLEHGPGPTGARGSDEFVELSWPELTEVLATELRRVVDRYGNEAIYGGSYGWSSAGRFHHAQSQVHRFLKLLGGYTFSRHSYSLGATGVIMPRVVGTHDNLFKRSTSWDVIAEHTDLLVCFGGVGLKNTAINDGGTTAHPAREALARFRARGGHIVSVSPLRDDVVGPCDWLAAVPGTDVAIMLGLAHTLVSEGLHDKEFLREFCTGYDVFEGHLLGHDDGVPKSAEWAAQISGVPADTLRALARRMAAGRTILTVSWSLQRTRYGEQAPWMGLTLAAMLGQIGLPGGGFGHGYGSMNEPGLPPVRCRLPRLPQGPNPVQTFIPVAAVSDMLLHPGEMFEYNGQRLRYPDIRCVYWAGGNPFHHHQNIPRLRRALSRVDTVVVHDPYWTAMAKHADIVVPSTTPYERDDFSGSRNDPRLVAMPALAPPYAQARNDHRTFAALAHHLGFGEAFTDGRTEREWLEHMYTTWAAELDFSVPTFDEFWARGHLDLPVEEGLTLLSEFRADPAAHRLATPSGRIEIHSDTIAGFGYADCAGHPRWYEPAEWLGGPRAAEFPLHLLANQPASRLHSQLDAGRTSQASKVAGREPIRMHPEDATERGLEPGDVVRVFNDRGACLAGVVLDEGVRPRVVQLATGAWYDPVDPADPDSLCAHGNPNVLTDDVGTSALAHGCTGAHVLVQVEKYTGTLPPVRAHEPPRITARADRRETAAPPDPRTPR